Proteins from a single region of Deinococcus depolymerans:
- a CDS encoding alginate O-acetyltransferase AlgX-related protein — MTEFAQDTVKSNANNPAAPAVLHWLPAAFLLGVVAVGAVLTVLTPTVRQWPQGKAVVTGEAMVTYEKENLDAKVPWRDASVNLWGGLNARLFGEARDGALIGKEGWLFTSEEYQTSAGDAAEIQGKLAYIQEVRDELKKDGAQLVVALIPAKARVYADQTNAKVPAQTEALYQSFHTELEKAGIPAPDLLTAFENGKSRSDLFFKTDTHWTPTGAQVAAQAIAPVVTELGFDLPAAEYTAQTQPEVPRAGDLTRYVPGADRSDLVSPITYERNDEGGGGLFGDEGIAVTLVGTSYSAETKDNVWHFDGALAAALGTEVLNMAREGKGPIVPMREYLISPERKDYPAQIVIWEIPERFLREDYKEDDS, encoded by the coding sequence ATGACTGAATTTGCGCAGGACACCGTAAAATCCAACGCCAACAACCCAGCGGCCCCCGCTGTTCTGCACTGGCTGCCCGCTGCGTTCCTGCTGGGCGTGGTGGCGGTCGGGGCGGTCCTGACGGTGCTGACGCCCACCGTCCGGCAGTGGCCGCAGGGGAAAGCCGTCGTGACCGGGGAAGCCATGGTCACGTACGAGAAAGAGAACCTCGACGCCAAGGTGCCCTGGCGGGACGCCAGCGTGAATCTGTGGGGCGGCCTGAACGCCCGCCTGTTCGGGGAGGCCCGCGACGGCGCCCTGATCGGCAAGGAGGGCTGGCTGTTCACCAGCGAGGAGTACCAGACGTCTGCCGGGGACGCCGCCGAGATCCAGGGCAAACTCGCGTACATCCAGGAGGTGCGGGATGAACTAAAGAAGGACGGCGCGCAACTGGTCGTGGCTCTGATTCCTGCAAAGGCCCGCGTGTACGCGGACCAGACGAACGCGAAAGTCCCCGCGCAAACGGAGGCGCTGTACCAGTCCTTCCATACGGAGCTTGAGAAGGCCGGGATTCCCGCACCGGACCTCCTAACTGCGTTCGAGAACGGCAAGAGCAGAAGCGACCTGTTCTTCAAAACAGACACCCACTGGACGCCGACCGGTGCTCAGGTCGCTGCGCAGGCCATCGCACCCGTCGTAACGGAGTTGGGCTTCGACCTGCCCGCCGCTGAGTACACCGCGCAGACGCAACCGGAAGTACCACGCGCCGGGGACCTCACCCGTTACGTACCAGGGGCCGATCGGTCAGATCTGGTCAGCCCCATCACCTACGAACGCAACGATGAGGGCGGCGGCGGTCTCTTCGGTGACGAGGGCATCGCAGTGACGTTGGTCGGCACGAGCTACAGCGCGGAGACTAAGGACAATGTCTGGCACTTCGACGGCGCCCTGGCCGCCGCATTGGGTACTGAGGTCCTGAACATGGCGCGTGAAGGCAAAGGCCCGATCGTGCCGATGCGGGAGTACCTCATCAGCCCAGAACGCAAAGACTATCCCGCCCAGATCGTAATTTGGGAAATCCCTGAGCGATTTCTAAGAGAAGATTATAAGGAGGATGATTCATGA
- a CDS encoding alginate O-acetyltransferase AlgX-related protein, translating into MRKIFFVFAMAALSNGRLQASDVSICPQAQDQAIVSKSNKSIQPILNAGIGARMFYSWDLNPMPSTQTLTYFDPLKKALKSKGVELIIISLPQRSYLTPDMIPKEIALKYNFNAGTIASYDKYIAEINNLGIYSPNIVNLSKSSGISNQFFFLRDHHWTSIGADLVANNVANYIKSKNVLLRQENYSDKLKSLEISNYGSLEATYNEFCEPKLLPEKYLSYTIDAVEELISEDGPQVVIAGTSNNYRTLASDTVEQSFSALLSNKLKTNVLNVSISGGGASAALDSYLRSKSFQESPPKFIIWEYTPNGSPTEDQLLQIIPAAKGICKNPIVSTGNTLSLKDNSDGYFLIQTFDKNLEEVQLKFTKDGKSTNYSMKRDRRQSKNEIFYLMRRKLLDGAGTIEGDKKIIKSISYCAN; encoded by the coding sequence ATGAGAAAGATCTTTTTTGTTTTCGCGATGGCTGCATTATCTAATGGCCGTTTACAAGCTTCCGATGTGTCGATATGTCCTCAGGCTCAGGATCAGGCTATCGTGAGCAAATCTAACAAATCCATCCAACCAATCTTAAATGCCGGTATTGGCGCAAGAATGTTCTATTCATGGGATTTAAATCCTATGCCTAGCACTCAAACCCTGACTTATTTCGACCCACTTAAGAAAGCTCTAAAATCGAAGGGAGTCGAACTAATCATTATATCTCTGCCTCAGCGCTCATATTTGACTCCAGACATGATTCCTAAAGAAATCGCACTGAAATATAATTTCAACGCAGGCACAATAGCATCCTATGACAAATATATTGCTGAGATTAATAATTTGGGTATATACTCACCGAACATCGTTAATTTATCCAAGTCTTCAGGAATAAGCAATCAATTTTTCTTCTTAAGAGATCATCACTGGACATCAATCGGTGCCGATCTGGTCGCAAATAATGTAGCAAATTATATAAAATCGAAAAATGTCCTGCTACGTCAGGAAAATTACTCAGATAAATTAAAATCTCTTGAAATCTCAAATTACGGCAGCCTTGAGGCGACATATAATGAGTTTTGTGAACCAAAATTATTACCAGAAAAATACCTGTCATATACTATTGATGCGGTCGAAGAACTCATATCAGAAGACGGCCCCCAAGTAGTTATCGCTGGGACAAGCAATAACTATAGAACATTAGCTAGTGATACAGTAGAGCAGTCATTCTCTGCTTTGCTATCTAACAAACTTAAAACTAACGTCCTTAACGTTTCTATATCTGGCGGAGGTGCGTCTGCCGCACTGGATAGCTACCTTAGATCCAAATCCTTCCAAGAATCACCACCAAAATTCATTATTTGGGAATATACTCCAAACGGATCTCCTACCGAGGATCAGCTTCTTCAAATCATACCAGCGGCTAAAGGAATCTGCAAAAACCCTATAGTTTCAACCGGAAATACGTTATCCCTAAAAGATAATTCCGACGGTTATTTCTTAATCCAGACGTTTGACAAAAACTTAGAGGAAGTGCAGTTGAAGTTCACGAAAGACGGCAAATCTACTAATTATTCAATGAAAAGAGATAGGCGTCAATCCAAGAATGAAATCTTTTATTTAATGAGAAGGAAATTACTTGATGGAGCAGGAACAATAGAGGGTGATAAAAAAATTATTAAATCTATTTCATACTGCGCTAATTGA
- a CDS encoding transposase, with protein sequence MARDSFASTEDLQRRARNAPEGAFLAIDFVMVPHAGRTMEGVNYHYSGQAQTRLGHQFTSAALVRFGEDPVPLLERFKVSQVLETTCYPYRTATQEMIHVVQDCLAAGIPMAGLLLDGEFGRDAAVTFSREHQIPVLIRAKANMTVQFEGESLTLGALSRQFPPERCHLYAEFGWRVRRLPVAREVGGFDVLIVWRKVHGEWTRFFLFSTFGGDVTVRSLLRAWKARWGIEVIHRLFKQNLGLGRCHCRTIQAQENWVWCVVEAFHAVLRVRREVPGMTWRAAQRQAAQNAEKYVLTGMEQDGLLLKAA encoded by the coding sequence ATGGCGCGGGACTCCTTCGCATCGACGGAAGACCTTCAGCGTCGAGCCAGGAACGCGCCGGAAGGCGCGTTCCTGGCCATTGATTTCGTCATGGTGCCCCACGCCGGACGGACGATGGAAGGCGTCAATTACCACTACAGCGGTCAGGCACAGACCCGCCTCGGCCATCAGTTCACCTCCGCGGCCCTGGTCAGGTTCGGTGAAGATCCAGTTCCGTTGCTGGAGCGCTTCAAGGTGTCCCAGGTCCTTGAGACGACCTGTTACCCGTACCGCACCGCCACGCAGGAAATGATCCACGTTGTTCAGGATTGCCTCGCGGCCGGCATCCCCATGGCGGGGCTTCTGCTGGATGGGGAGTTTGGCCGGGACGCCGCCGTGACCTTCAGTCGCGAGCATCAGATTCCCGTCTTGATTCGTGCCAAAGCCAATATGACCGTGCAATTCGAGGGTGAGTCCCTCACCCTCGGTGCGCTGAGCCGGCAGTTCCCTCCGGAACGCTGCCACCTGTACGCGGAGTTCGGGTGGCGTGTCCGCCGCTTGCCGGTCGCCCGTGAGGTCGGTGGGTTCGATGTCCTGATCGTGTGGCGCAAGGTGCATGGGGAGTGGACGCGCTTTTTCCTGTTCAGCACGTTCGGTGGTGACGTCACGGTTCGTTCGCTGCTGCGGGCCTGGAAGGCCCGCTGGGGGATCGAGGTGATTCACCGGCTGTTCAAGCAGAACCTGGGGTTGGGACGTTGTCATTGCCGGACGATCCAGGCGCAGGAGAACTGGGTGTGGTGCGTGGTGGAGGCCTTTCACGCGGTGTTACGGGTGCGTCGGGAAGTACCGGGCATGACGTGGCGGGCCGCACAACGGCAGGCAGCTCAGAATGCTGAAAAGTACGTCCTGACCGGGATGGAGCAGGACGGACTCCTGCTTAAGGCCGCGTGA
- a CDS encoding terminase small subunit — translation MQTDAPQPRTAEELGAALTAKQKRFADAYLGPCRLNASAAAREARYSDHREGWGLLRHAGVKAYIAARLEEQDDVMSRSEVAARLTLEARSVVDMDAFVHVAPTERTFWVPAREHEPVRELAKRKGCHVDDLDLYDLCGHFGEDQISRTGDGEMLVRVATISQDVEIDWAAAKAAGAISGMAVLKKNRDGSVEYRVKDTSKALEMLGRLHNMFTDKVQVSGADGGPVQVQITRRIVGGTP, via the coding sequence ATGCAAACCGACGCCCCACAACCCAGGACCGCTGAGGAGCTGGGTGCGGCCCTCACTGCCAAGCAGAAGCGCTTCGCGGACGCCTACCTCGGCCCGTGTCGCCTGAACGCCAGCGCTGCGGCCCGAGAGGCGCGGTACAGCGACCACCGTGAAGGCTGGGGCCTGCTGCGTCACGCGGGCGTGAAGGCGTACATCGCCGCGCGCCTCGAGGAGCAGGACGACGTCATGAGTCGCAGCGAAGTCGCCGCCCGCCTCACCCTGGAAGCCCGCAGTGTCGTGGACATGGACGCCTTCGTGCATGTCGCGCCAACCGAGCGGACCTTCTGGGTGCCCGCCCGTGAGCACGAGCCGGTGCGGGAGCTGGCCAAACGCAAGGGCTGCCACGTGGACGACCTGGACCTGTACGACCTGTGCGGGCACTTCGGGGAAGACCAGATCAGCCGCACCGGTGACGGCGAGATGCTCGTCCGCGTCGCCACGATCAGTCAGGACGTCGAGATCGACTGGGCCGCCGCCAAGGCTGCCGGCGCGATCAGCGGCATGGCCGTCCTGAAGAAGAACCGGGACGGCAGCGTCGAGTACCGCGTCAAGGACACCAGCAAGGCTCTGGAGATGCTGGGCCGCCTGCACAACATGTTCACCGACAAGGTCCAGGTCAGCGGCGCTGACGGCGGGCCGGTGCAGGTGCAGATCACGCGGCGCATCGTGGGCGGCACCCCATGA
- a CDS encoding IS630 family transposase (programmed frameshift), producing the protein MAPWQPSKYTRAQLEERRLAALNMIQAGGHTNQQIADHFGVSIHTIYTWKERLKRQGGLEATPTTGRPARLTPEGQQKISTLLQEGALAHGFPDATWTTARVREIIGRHLGVWYHVDHVRKVLHRLGFSPQKPGKGALEQNEEAVRTWVQTTRPGVEKKVAQGVTLVYLDEVGFSLKGVLRRTWAQRGKTPVVRLPASWQKLSTLGAITSNGQFLQRTQTGAVKTGDVLAFLNHLLKHVTGELVVVLDNAAIHRAKAVSAFVETQARLSLVYLPPYSPEFNPIEKVWAYVKRNVLGNFCARTTKELRTRLRAGWQRIRYIQLPQRLMAATSI; encoded by the exons ATGGCACCGTGGCAACCCTCCAAGTACACCCGCGCCCAGCTCGAAGAACGGCGACTCGCCGCACTGAATATGATTCAGGCCGGTGGACACACCAACCAACAGATCGCGGATCACTTCGGCGTCTCGATCCACACCATCTACACCTGGAAAGAGCGGCTCAAACGCCAGGGTGGCCTGGAGGCCACCCCCACCACGGGTCGTCCCGCCCGCCTGACCCCAGAGGGGCAGCAGAAGATCAGCACCCTCCTGCAGGAGGGTGCCCTGGCCCACGGCTTTCCCGACGCCACCTGGACCACCGCTCGTGTCCGCGAAATCATCGGGCGGCACCTGGGCGTGTGGTACCACGTCGACCATGTCCGCAAGGTGCTCCATCGCCTGGGATTCTCCCCCCAGAAACCCGGGAAAGGGGCGCTGGAACAGAACGAGGAGGCCGTACGGACCTGGGTGCAGACCACGCGCCCGGGTGTCGAA AAAAAGGTCGCGCAGGGCGTCACGCTCGTCTACCTCGATGAAGTGGGCTTCAGTCTGAAGGGCGTGCTCCGACGGACATGGGCACAACGGGGGAAGACACCCGTGGTGCGTCTTCCGGCCAGTTGGCAGAAGCTCTCAACGCTTGGGGCCATTACGTCGAACGGGCAATTTCTCCAGCGGACCCAGACAGGAGCGGTCAAGACGGGTGATGTGCTGGCGTTTCTGAACCACCTGCTGAAGCACGTGACGGGCGAACTGGTGGTGGTGTTGGACAATGCCGCGATTCACCGGGCGAAGGCCGTCTCGGCCTTCGTGGAGACGCAGGCTCGGCTCTCGCTGGTGTACCTGCCACCGTATTCACCGGAGTTCAATCCGATTGAGAAGGTCTGGGCCTACGTGAAGCGGAACGTCTTGGGAAATTTCTGCGCCAGGACGACAAAGGAACTGAGGACACGACTGCGTGCGGGATGGCAGAGGATTCGGTACATCCAGTTGCCGCAGCGCCTCATGGCGGCGACTTCAATTTAA
- a CDS encoding RusA family crossover junction endodeoxyribonuclease: MRFTIPALPCARTTAGKIDRTKPLRPKLVGYYTKGARPNWTRLNEYHAWKDHVREHAPAGLPQPAQGRPVRVDIWCWFADRTHNDPENVRKSIVDALYPKGDKFVFGYHHFPQYDPCNPRVEVQVSA, encoded by the coding sequence ATGCGCTTCACCATCCCCGCGCTGCCCTGCGCCCGCACCACGGCCGGGAAGATCGACCGCACCAAGCCACTGCGGCCGAAGCTGGTCGGGTACTACACGAAGGGCGCGCGGCCCAACTGGACGCGCCTGAACGAGTACCACGCCTGGAAGGACCACGTCCGCGAGCACGCCCCTGCTGGGTTGCCTCAGCCGGCGCAGGGGAGGCCGGTGCGGGTGGACATCTGGTGCTGGTTCGCGGACAGGACGCACAACGACCCGGAGAACGTCCGCAAGAGCATCGTGGACGCCCTGTACCCGAAGGGAGACAAGTTCGTGTTCGGGTACCACCACTTCCCGCAGTACGACCCGTGCAACCCCCGCGTGGAAGTGCAGGTCAGTGCGTGA